One window of Atribacter laminatus genomic DNA carries:
- a CDS encoding alcohol dehydrogenase catalytic domain-containing protein, which yields MAHIESTGNIPKKMKAVVNYAPGDFRLEEVDVPEIGPEEVLIKVGGCGICAGDVKTFHGAARIWGGDGQPAYVKPPVIPGHEFYGKVVALGEGASKKYGLKLGDWATSEQIIPCGICRYCLRGEYWMCEVHNIYGYQKHDAEGGFAEYMRFPATARNHKLPEGFPLHMAPYIEPLGCAIHAVERADIQLDDVVVIAGIGPLGFGMLQTARLKNPKLLIAIDAKEKRLNLAKELGADLVMNPLKEDVVAKVKDLTDGYGCDVYIHASGNPKGVHQGMNMIRKLGRYVEFSVFNEPTLLDWSIIGDVKEIEIRGAHLSPYTYPAAIRFIQEGKVKAEDIITHEFPLVEFEKGMELAEKGDESIKVVLVP from the coding sequence ATGGCACATATCGAATCAACTGGAAACATTCCAAAAAAGATGAAGGCAGTAGTCAACTATGCTCCCGGTGACTTCCGCTTAGAAGAAGTTGATGTTCCAGAAATTGGGCCAGAAGAAGTTTTAATTAAAGTTGGTGGTTGCGGTATTTGTGCTGGAGACGTAAAAACTTTCCATGGCGCCGCACGAATCTGGGGAGGAGATGGCCAACCGGCTTATGTGAAACCTCCAGTTATTCCCGGTCATGAATTTTATGGTAAAGTGGTAGCTTTAGGAGAGGGAGCAAGCAAAAAATACGGTTTGAAGCTGGGTGATTGGGCAACTTCCGAACAAATTATTCCCTGTGGTATTTGTCGTTATTGTCTTCGTGGAGAATACTGGATGTGCGAAGTTCATAATATTTACGGCTACCAAAAACATGATGCCGAGGGTGGTTTTGCCGAGTATATGAGATTCCCTGCTACTGCCCGCAATCACAAACTACCTGAAGGTTTCCCCCTTCACATGGCTCCCTACATTGAACCGTTGGGGTGTGCAATCCATGCTGTTGAAAGAGCTGATATCCAACTCGATGACGTTGTGGTGATTGCCGGTATTGGACCTCTGGGGTTTGGTATGCTTCAGACGGCTCGTCTTAAAAATCCGAAACTCCTGATTGCGATCGACGCAAAAGAAAAAAGATTAAATTTAGCCAAAGAATTAGGTGCAGATTTAGTAATGAACCCGCTAAAGGAAGATGTAGTTGCCAAAGTAAAAGATCTGACTGATGGCTATGGTTGCGATGTGTATATTCATGCCAGTGGTAACCCCAAAGGAGTTCATCAAGGAATGAATATGATTCGAAAATTGGGAAGATATGTTGAGTTCAGCGTTTTCAATGAACCAACTCTCCTTGACTGGTCGATTATTGGAGACGTGAAAGAAATTGAAATTCGGGGAGCCCATTTAAGCCCCTACACTTATCCAGCCGCAATTCGCTTTATTCAAGAAGGCAAAGTGAAAGCCGAAGATATCATAACCCACGAATTTCCTCTGGTTGAGTTCGAAAAAGGAATGGAATTGGCAGAAAAAGGGGACGAGTCAATTAAGGTGGTATTGGTTCCGTAA
- a CDS encoding GGDEF domain-containing protein, with amino-acid sequence MENLYISIISLEILFINLYTTHVCLKRKYSAYITWSVFLAFTVVIMTTVIPLLRKFPSYGSGSGLFICIGFLYIIPLKFLFHQSIKYTLTVMCSVWIYTMFSFSLSIQAGSFITGPQNRLFVVIFQTAFYLLTFPFFFKLIKNKLVYILQNVDDKTLNSLLKLSLSWFLFILFLNVSFTMGNPPVMKIIVFIFLAINSLLSYHLFYSLVFMNKTAEKLDERTKRDILTKLRNREGFIEDAQKMMNKDIPFSIIFIDLDDFKTVNDIHGHSVGDEYLVRFSQTVKGAVGKKGHLYRISGDEFIFLYEGHDVDSFAQSLKHIRFTRSKNLIEFKGLSIGCSSFPKDGRNLNDLLRLADFNMYQEKKKKHRMSAEIS; translated from the coding sequence GTGGAAAACCTCTATATATCTATCATCTCTCTCGAAATACTCTTTATTAATTTATACACAACTCATGTATGTCTAAAAAGAAAATATTCCGCTTATATAACCTGGAGTGTTTTCCTTGCATTTACTGTCGTAATAATGACAACAGTGATCCCTTTGTTAAGAAAGTTCCCAAGCTATGGAAGCGGAAGCGGTTTGTTTATTTGTATTGGCTTTTTGTATATCATCCCTTTAAAATTTTTATTCCATCAATCGATTAAATATACCTTAACTGTTATGTGCTCGGTCTGGATTTATACCATGTTTTCCTTTTCTTTGTCTATACAAGCTGGAAGTTTTATAACAGGACCACAGAATAGATTATTCGTGGTGATTTTTCAAACCGCCTTTTATTTATTAACGTTTCCTTTCTTTTTCAAGCTGATAAAAAATAAATTGGTTTATATTTTGCAAAATGTGGATGATAAAACACTGAATTCTCTGCTCAAGTTAAGCCTCAGCTGGTTTTTATTCATTCTATTTTTGAATGTGAGTTTTACCATGGGAAATCCTCCGGTCATGAAAATCATCGTCTTCATTTTTTTAGCAATCAATTCCTTGTTATCCTATCATCTTTTTTATTCGTTGGTATTCATGAATAAAACAGCAGAAAAATTGGATGAAAGAACCAAAAGGGATATACTTACCAAACTGAGAAACCGGGAAGGTTTTATTGAAGATGCCCAAAAAATGATGAATAAAGATATTCCCTTTTCAATTATCTTTATCGACCTGGACGATTTTAAAACGGTCAACGATATTCATGGTCATTCGGTAGGAGATGAATACCTGGTTCGATTTTCTCAAACTGTGAAAGGAGCTGTCGGGAAAAAAGGACATCTCTACCGAATATCAGGCGATGAATTCATTTTTTTATATGAAGGGCATGACGTGGATTCCTTTGCTCAATCCTTGAAACATATACGGTTTACCAGATCAAAAAATCTAATTGAATTTAAAGGTCTAAGTATCGGTTGTTCTTCTTTTCCAAAAGATGGAAGAAACCTGAATGACTTGCTTCGTTTAGCAGATTTTAATATGTATCAGGAAAAGAAGAAAAAGCATAGAATGTCAGCAGAAATATCCTGA
- a CDS encoding sodium:solute symporter family transporter: MSTTSLGQVNPISISFFFVFVAATLFITYWASKKSHSTSEFYAAGHGISGFQNGLALSGDFMSAASFLGIAGMVALSGYDGLIYSVGWLVGWPVVLFLIAEPLRNLGKYTYADVVAYRLSKRPVRSAAAIGSIVTVLFYLLAQMVGAGTLIKLVFGLPYEAAIVIVGSIMLAYVLFGGMLATTWVQIIKAALLLGGATVLAVWTLSRYGFHFGNLINDAQNQYGLDFLLPGGLVKNPLDTISLGLALMFGTAGLPHILMRFYTVPNSKEARKSVFYATGFIGFFYILTFILGFGAAVIVGKTAIQAIDKGGNMAALLLAEVLGGQVFLGYLAAVAFATILAVVAGLTLAGASAVSHDLYAGVFKQGINNEKKELRVAKVSTLFLGIVAIVLGILFKGQNIAFMVGLAFAISASANFPALLMSIYWKKFTTQGAVASMFTGLSLAIILIVLSPTIWVDIFHHAQALFPLKNPGLFSMAGSFLVGIIVSRFTHDSQAEEQFAEEVVRSCIGGV; the protein is encoded by the coding sequence ATGAGTACAACCAGTTTGGGGCAAGTCAATCCGATTTCAATTTCTTTCTTTTTTGTATTTGTGGCAGCTACTCTGTTCATTACCTATTGGGCTTCAAAGAAATCCCATTCTACCAGTGAGTTCTATGCTGCTGGACATGGCATCAGTGGTTTTCAAAACGGTTTGGCACTTTCGGGAGATTTTATGAGTGCTGCATCTTTTTTGGGAATTGCCGGTATGGTGGCTCTGAGTGGTTATGATGGTCTGATATATTCAGTCGGTTGGCTGGTTGGCTGGCCGGTGGTGCTTTTTCTCATCGCTGAACCACTCAGAAATTTAGGGAAATATACCTATGCGGATGTCGTGGCCTATCGATTGAGTAAAAGACCGGTACGAAGTGCTGCCGCTATAGGGAGTATCGTCACTGTGCTTTTTTATCTCCTTGCTCAAATGGTAGGTGCCGGGACCTTAATTAAACTTGTATTTGGTCTTCCTTATGAAGCAGCGATTGTTATAGTAGGCTCAATCATGCTTGCTTACGTCCTTTTTGGAGGGATGTTAGCAACCACTTGGGTTCAAATAATTAAAGCAGCACTCCTGCTTGGTGGTGCAACTGTTTTGGCAGTTTGGACTTTATCTCGTTATGGATTCCATTTTGGGAATCTAATTAATGACGCCCAGAATCAATATGGTCTCGATTTTCTTCTCCCGGGGGGTTTAGTCAAAAATCCCTTGGATACTATATCTCTAGGACTCGCATTAATGTTTGGTACTGCAGGTCTTCCACATATTCTTATGAGATTTTACACCGTTCCCAATTCGAAAGAAGCCAGAAAATCAGTTTTTTATGCTACTGGTTTCATTGGATTTTTTTATATCCTCACTTTTATTTTAGGTTTTGGAGCGGCAGTAATTGTCGGAAAAACTGCTATTCAAGCCATTGATAAAGGCGGGAATATGGCAGCTCTTCTATTGGCTGAGGTGTTGGGAGGGCAAGTTTTTCTTGGCTATTTGGCAGCGGTCGCTTTTGCGACTATTTTAGCGGTGGTTGCTGGTTTGACCTTGGCTGGTGCTTCAGCGGTTTCTCACGATCTATATGCTGGAGTTTTTAAGCAGGGTATTAACAATGAAAAAAAGGAATTGAGAGTGGCAAAAGTTTCCACTCTTTTTTTGGGCATTGTTGCCATTGTATTAGGGATCCTCTTTAAAGGTCAAAATATAGCCTTTATGGTGGGATTAGCTTTCGCAATTTCAGCCAGTGCCAATTTTCCAGCGTTACTTATGTCGATTTATTGGAAAAAATTTACCACTCAAGGTGCAGTAGCCAGCATGTTTACAGGATTGAGTTTAGCAATCATACTTATCGTTTTAAGCCCCACGATCTGGGTGGATATTTTCCATCATGCTCAGGCACTCTTTCCGTTAAAAAATCCCGGGCTTTTTTCTATGGCCGGTTCTTTTCTTGTAGGTATTATAGTTTCAAGATTTACGCATGATTCACAAGCAGAGGAACAGTTTGCTGAGGAAGTTGTCCGCAGCTGTATCGGAGGGGTATAA
- a CDS encoding protein-L-isoaspartate(D-aspartate) O-methyltransferase, whose amino-acid sequence MNKKNFITLFTVWIIFVLISSAYAEQYDQERQLMVEKQIKQRGVVDPQLLDAMLKVPRHLFVPENLTSSAYSDTPLPIGYGQTISQPYIVALMTESLQAKKGFKVLEVGTGSGYQAAVLAQIGCQVFSVEVIKILAETAQERLNRLGYPEISVRWGDGYFGWEEEAPFDSIIVTCAIDHLPPPLIEQLKEGGKMVIPVGPPYSLQTLWLFTKENGQLTSENLGGVIFVPLLREVRQE is encoded by the coding sequence ATGAATAAAAAAAATTTTATCACTCTTTTTACCGTATGGATAATTTTTGTGTTGATTTCTTCTGCTTATGCTGAACAATATGACCAAGAACGTCAACTCATGGTTGAGAAACAGATCAAACAACGAGGAGTTGTTGACCCACAGCTTCTCGATGCTATGTTAAAAGTACCCCGCCATCTATTTGTACCAGAAAACTTAACTTCGTCAGCTTATAGTGACACACCACTCCCCATCGGATATGGTCAGACTATTTCTCAACCCTATATAGTTGCGTTGATGACCGAAAGCTTGCAAGCGAAGAAAGGGTTTAAAGTTTTAGAAGTCGGAACCGGCTCTGGATATCAGGCAGCCGTTTTAGCACAAATCGGTTGTCAGGTTTTCAGTGTTGAAGTGATCAAAATTTTAGCAGAAACAGCTCAAGAAAGGCTAAACCGACTTGGTTATCCTGAAATTAGTGTCCGTTGGGGTGATGGATATTTCGGTTGGGAAGAAGAAGCTCCTTTTGATTCAATCATCGTTACTTGTGCCATTGATCACCTTCCACCTCCACTGATTGAGCAACTCAAAGAAGGAGGGAAAATGGTCATTCCAGTCGGTCCACCTTACAGCTTGCAAACCCTCTGGCTTTTCACCAAAGAAAATGGTCAATTAACTTCGGAAAATTTAGGAGGAGTCATTTTCGTCCCACTTCTTCGTGAAGTTCGACAAGAGTAG
- a CDS encoding IS110 family transposase: protein MKYQQVVGMDIAKDSVQASRFDGTTFFDFSFPNQEKSFLKEVQKSIPKSDPSHTLFVMEATGAYHLKLATTLYKKGYSVAVVNPFIIKKYAEMLLKRAKTDRKDARLIAQFGFYQEVTLFAPKESMAEEITQVLKGLDQLKKERTNLKNYREAFTCHNEINPVVRDIYQKQLEEIEKAIKTLEAEAKRLVSQYAPKEYQLLLSIKGIGKCSATALLGLLQKMDRFSRGKEVASFLGLAPQISQSGKDKGKAWLSKKGNGYLRRLLYLAALSASRSNAQCRELYQRLLAKGKPKKVALIAVANKLLRQAFAVLKSGCPYDPHYLKLKSNLEVVLT from the coding sequence ATGAAGTACCAACAAGTAGTGGGCATGGATATTGCGAAAGACTCAGTGCAAGCCAGTCGCTTTGATGGAACAACTTTTTTTGATTTTTCCTTTCCCAACCAAGAAAAGTCGTTCCTGAAAGAGGTTCAGAAAAGCATCCCAAAAAGTGATCCCTCTCACACTCTTTTTGTCATGGAAGCAACTGGAGCGTATCATCTCAAACTCGCCACTACCCTCTATAAGAAAGGTTACTCCGTTGCCGTCGTCAATCCCTTCATCATCAAAAAATATGCCGAGATGCTCTTAAAAAGAGCCAAGACTGATAGGAAAGATGCTCGGTTGATTGCCCAATTTGGTTTTTATCAGGAGGTCACTCTCTTTGCTCCCAAAGAGAGCATGGCTGAAGAAATAACTCAAGTCTTAAAAGGTCTAGACCAACTCAAAAAAGAAAGAACCAACTTGAAGAATTACCGAGAAGCATTCACCTGCCATAACGAGATCAACCCAGTGGTGAGGGATATCTATCAAAAACAGCTGGAAGAGATCGAAAAAGCGATCAAAACCCTCGAAGCCGAAGCAAAACGACTGGTTTCCCAGTATGCTCCGAAAGAATACCAACTGCTCCTGAGTATCAAAGGAATCGGGAAATGCTCGGCGACTGCTCTTTTAGGACTCCTCCAAAAGATGGATCGCTTCTCTCGAGGGAAAGAAGTGGCCAGTTTCTTAGGCCTTGCTCCCCAGATCTCTCAATCTGGAAAAGACAAAGGCAAAGCCTGGCTGAGTAAAAAGGGGAACGGCTATCTCCGTAGGCTTCTCTATCTTGCGGCTCTTTCGGCTTCACGGTCTAATGCTCAATGTCGGGAACTCTATCAGCGACTCCTTGCGAAAGGAAAACCGAAGAAAGTCGCTCTCATAGCAGTCGCCAATAAGCTCTTAAGACAGGCCTTTGCAGTATTAAAAAGTGGTTGTCCTTATGATCCTCATTACCTAAAACTAAAAAGTAATCTTGAAGTAGTTTTGACTTGA
- a CDS encoding GNAT family N-acetyltransferase, with protein sequence MNKPFTVMEVTNEKTSIDIIKQLFLEYAQSLNFSLCFQNFQKELDELPGVYSPPKGLLYLALVNGKPAGCIALKPLKDQICEMKRLYVRPEFRGLGIGKGLAIHLISRAKELGYHKMRLDTISTMKEAITLYRSLGFYEIEPYYNNPVEGAHFMEMNLIG encoded by the coding sequence ATGAATAAGCCGTTTACGGTCATGGAAGTCACCAACGAAAAAACTTCCATCGATATTATCAAGCAATTATTCTTGGAATACGCCCAATCGTTGAACTTTAGCTTGTGCTTTCAAAACTTTCAAAAAGAACTCGATGAACTCCCCGGCGTCTATTCGCCCCCCAAAGGTTTGCTTTATTTAGCTCTGGTGAATGGAAAACCAGCTGGATGCATTGCTCTGAAACCTCTTAAGGATCAAATCTGCGAGATGAAGCGACTTTATGTCCGACCGGAATTCCGAGGACTGGGAATCGGGAAGGGCTTGGCAATTCATCTCATCTCCCGTGCTAAAGAATTAGGCTACCATAAAATGCGTCTTGATACCATTTCGACCATGAAAGAGGCAATTACACTATACAGGTCGTTGGGCTTTTATGAAATTGAACCTTATTACAATAATCCAGTTGAAGGCGCTCATTTTATGGAAATGAATCTAATTGGGTAA
- a CDS encoding carbohydrate ABC transporter permease yields the protein MNRTERRFNSFIILVIIVLLLVFLSPFIWNFMTSFKDKGEYFTYPPVFISQTINFEHYTQAWNLGAGKGIQDSLIIAVFTTLIALVLGSLAAYALARFKIGGENLAFWILSIRMMPPVASILPLFLFFRTLRWLDTYQALILTYSLFNVPFAVWMMKGFFEELPHELEEAALVDGCGRLGAFVKIALPLVTPGLVATALFCFMFSWNEFIFALILGRSRVTPITVNISGLIGGHEILWAEISSASIMASIPIIILAILLQRYLVRGLTLGAVKG from the coding sequence TTGAATCGGACAGAAAGGAGGTTTAATAGTTTTATTATTTTAGTCATCATTGTTCTTCTTCTGGTTTTTCTAAGCCCCTTTATTTGGAATTTTATGACTTCATTCAAGGACAAGGGTGAATATTTTACCTATCCTCCGGTTTTCATTTCTCAAACCATCAACTTTGAACATTACACTCAAGCCTGGAACCTGGGAGCGGGAAAGGGAATACAGGATAGTTTAATCATTGCGGTTTTTACTACTTTAATTGCCTTAGTTCTTGGTTCCCTGGCTGCATATGCTTTGGCCCGTTTTAAAATTGGAGGAGAAAACTTGGCATTTTGGATTTTGTCTATTCGTATGATGCCCCCTGTCGCATCGATTCTCCCTCTTTTTCTTTTTTTTCGGACGCTGAGATGGCTTGATACCTATCAGGCTTTAATTTTAACCTATTCTCTCTTCAACGTTCCCTTTGCGGTATGGATGATGAAAGGTTTTTTCGAGGAATTGCCTCATGAATTGGAAGAGGCAGCTTTAGTTGATGGTTGTGGAAGGTTGGGGGCTTTCGTTAAAATCGCCCTTCCCTTGGTAACTCCAGGCTTAGTGGCGACCGCCCTTTTTTGCTTTATGTTTTCTTGGAATGAATTCATTTTTGCTCTCATTTTAGGTCGATCCAGAGTAACTCCAATAACGGTAAATATTTCTGGATTGATTGGAGGGCACGAAATACTCTGGGCGGAAATTTCTTCCGCTTCCATTATGGCGAGTATTCCGATTATCATTCTGGCAATTTTACTTCAGCGCTATTTAGTTCGTGGTCTCACCTTAGGTGCAGTAAAAGGATAA
- a CDS encoding carbohydrate ABC transporter permease, giving the protein MFSLVKRIKLIGFFFILPTIILLLVISIFPLIYSFWLSLCQWNIGTGGERMFIGVRNYLNLLTDERFWNAMKNTGLELILGVGVQFLIGLGIALLLNRTFRGKNWVTTLYLLPMMISPVVVGCIWRIIYHYQYGPLNYILNRVSIASVNWLGSGSISIFSVIIADIWEWTPFMMITLLAGLQAIPDELYEAARVDGATRWQTFSALVVPLLTPVMIVVLLIRIMDAFKIFDLVVLLTMGGPGQSSETVSFFNYLTGFKYFNMGYASAMAYFQLLIIVIIANIFLKSWKRRETI; this is encoded by the coding sequence GTGTTTTCCTTAGTTAAGAGGATAAAACTCATCGGATTCTTTTTTATTCTTCCAACTATTATTCTGCTTTTAGTGATCTCAATTTTTCCTTTGATTTATTCCTTTTGGTTGAGTCTCTGCCAGTGGAACATTGGGACCGGTGGAGAACGGATGTTTATCGGAGTCCGCAATTATCTTAATCTGCTTACCGATGAGCGTTTCTGGAATGCCATGAAAAATACCGGTTTAGAGCTTATTTTAGGGGTTGGAGTACAATTTTTAATCGGCTTAGGCATTGCCTTGCTCTTAAATCGTACCTTCCGAGGGAAAAATTGGGTTACTACTCTTTACCTTCTTCCCATGATGATCTCGCCAGTAGTTGTCGGTTGTATTTGGAGGATTATATACCATTATCAATATGGCCCTCTCAACTATATTCTTAACCGGGTCAGTATTGCTTCGGTTAATTGGTTGGGCAGCGGATCGATTTCGATCTTTTCGGTCATTATAGCTGATATATGGGAATGGACCCCCTTTATGATGATTACCTTGCTCGCTGGTCTGCAGGCAATTCCTGATGAACTTTATGAAGCAGCCCGAGTGGATGGTGCGACTCGTTGGCAGACTTTTTCAGCATTAGTAGTTCCTCTACTCACTCCGGTTATGATCGTGGTCCTTCTGATTCGAATAATGGATGCTTTTAAAATTTTTGATTTGGTTGTTCTGCTGACCATGGGAGGTCCCGGTCAATCCTCGGAAACCGTATCGTTCTTTAATTATTTAACCGGTTTTAAATACTTTAATATGGGTTATGCCTCGGCTATGGCATATTTCCAGCTGCTTATCATTGTCATCATCGCCAATATTTTTCTCAAGTCTTGGAAGAGGAGGGAAACGATTTGA
- a CDS encoding DUF485 domain-containing protein, protein MKKKPNKNKRLDNSAFQELYNRRKTITFTLTLLIVGIYVAYILIDAFDRELLARKISGGITLGIYIGIGIIIIGWITTGVYVWWANKKYDSLLDRMKRTTGGHS, encoded by the coding sequence ATGAAAAAAAAGCCAAACAAAAATAAGAGATTAGATAATTCTGCTTTTCAAGAATTATATAACCGAAGAAAAACCATTACTTTTACTTTAACTTTGCTTATTGTTGGTATTTATGTTGCATATATTTTGATTGATGCTTTTGATCGGGAATTGTTAGCTCGGAAAATATCTGGTGGTATTACCTTGGGTATTTATATTGGAATTGGAATTATCATTATTGGATGGATCACCACGGGAGTTTACGTTTGGTGGGCGAACAAAAAATACGATTCACTTCTTGATAGAATGAAAAGGACTACTGGAGGCCACTCATGA
- a CDS encoding ABC transporter substrate-binding protein: MFKKLLLSLLVVLLFASISIAAPVKLVVVGDAGHNLKPFEWYADDIKEKFDVELQVIGVPFGELYEKEKVELIAGTGAYDILIVYPRFLTEFAANGWLYPFDELAQKYDPLLDDVTPGYRDFYCKYGGKLYALPFDGDILNLYYRKDLIENENEKANFKEKYGHDLKVPETWDEYLVVAEFFNRKAGESLGDEVLDRDFYGTAYYGQKDNLFGWWGNIFAGYGGVYFDEETLEPGINSEAALKALEVNMNIHQFCPPDVLAYGYEELKDIYLNGDCFMVVQWPCVGKKGADPAQSKIVGKVGVSHVPGVETDGEIYFRALMPCGRVLAIANDSRNQEAAFKVIHYLSTVTSMDDVSTAETGLDPYRYSHFEHPEEYDMFENVEDARIYLEGVQMNMVKGYPEMVLPGTVEYEETLGVELIKALSGEKDAKQALDDAAQQWKEITDRLGYEKQKEMFQALVKGWKDAGLW; this comes from the coding sequence ATGTTTAAGAAGTTGTTGTTATCCTTATTGGTAGTGCTTCTTTTTGCTTCAATTTCAATAGCTGCTCCAGTTAAGTTAGTGGTTGTTGGTGATGCCGGTCACAATTTAAAGCCTTTTGAATGGTATGCTGATGATATAAAGGAAAAATTTGATGTTGAATTACAGGTCATTGGCGTTCCCTTTGGAGAATTGTATGAAAAAGAGAAAGTTGAATTAATTGCCGGAACCGGTGCTTATGATATTTTAATCGTTTATCCAAGATTTTTAACCGAATTTGCAGCGAATGGCTGGTTGTATCCCTTTGATGAACTTGCACAAAAATATGATCCGCTTCTCGATGATGTAACACCTGGATATCGAGATTTCTACTGTAAGTATGGTGGAAAACTCTATGCTCTACCCTTTGACGGTGACATTCTTAATCTTTACTATCGAAAAGACTTGATTGAAAACGAAAATGAAAAAGCCAATTTCAAGGAAAAATATGGACACGACTTAAAAGTACCTGAAACCTGGGATGAATATCTTGTTGTTGCTGAGTTTTTTAACCGTAAAGCCGGTGAGAGCCTTGGTGATGAAGTATTGGATCGAGATTTCTATGGAACCGCTTACTACGGACAGAAAGACAATTTGTTTGGTTGGTGGGGCAATATTTTTGCTGGGTATGGCGGAGTCTATTTTGATGAAGAAACTCTTGAACCAGGGATTAATTCTGAAGCAGCACTAAAAGCTCTTGAAGTGAACATGAATATTCATCAATTTTGCCCACCCGATGTGCTCGCTTATGGATACGAAGAATTAAAAGATATTTACTTAAATGGTGATTGCTTCATGGTTGTTCAATGGCCTTGTGTTGGGAAAAAAGGAGCGGATCCGGCTCAATCAAAAATTGTAGGGAAAGTCGGAGTATCACACGTTCCAGGTGTTGAAACTGATGGGGAAATTTATTTCCGGGCTCTCATGCCTTGCGGAAGAGTTTTGGCTATCGCTAACGATTCAAGGAATCAGGAAGCAGCTTTTAAGGTGATTCATTATCTTTCTACTGTTACCAGTATGGATGATGTATCGACCGCAGAAACCGGACTCGATCCCTACCGGTATTCCCACTTTGAGCATCCAGAAGAATATGATATGTTTGAGAACGTTGAAGATGCCCGCATCTATCTTGAAGGCGTCCAAATGAACATGGTAAAAGGTTATCCGGAGATGGTTCTCCCCGGAACGGTTGAATATGAAGAAACCCTTGGAGTTGAACTGATTAAGGCCCTTTCAGGAGAAAAAGATGCCAAGCAAGCTCTCGATGATGCTGCCCAGCAGTGGAAAGAAATAACTGATCGATTAGGTTATGAAAAACAGAAAGAGATGTTTCAAGCACTGGTTAAAGGGTGGAAAGATGCCGGTCTTTGGTAA